The DNA window CCTGAAGAATTCCGTCTCCCCCGACGACATCTTCGCCGAGTACGGTGCCGACACCTTGCGCGTCTACGAGATGTCGATGGGACCGCTCGACACCTCACGCCCCTGGGCGACGAAGGATGTCGTCGGTGCGCAGCGGTTCCTGCAGCGAGTCTGGCGGCTGGTTCTCGACGAGGAGACCGGCGCGGTTCGCGTCACCGACGAGAAGCCGACCGAGGACACTCTGCGGGTTCTCAACCGTGTGATCGACGGCGTGGAGGCGGACTACACCGCGCTGCGCGACAATACGGCCGGAGCCAAGCTCATCGAGCTGACCAATCACCTCACCAAGGTATACCCCGACGGCGCGCCACGCGGTGTGGTCGAGCCGTTGGTTCTGATGCTCGCTCCGATGGCACCGCACCTGTCGGAGGAGCTGTGGCGCCGGCTCGGTCACGACCGTTCGCTTGCGCACGGGCCGTTCCCGCGGGTCGACGCCAAGTGGCTCGTCGCCGACACCGTCGATTATCCGATTCAGGTCAACGGCAAGGTACGCAGCCGCATCACCGTGCCCGCGGATTCGTCTGTCGACGAGGTCGAGAAGACCGCGTTGGCGGAGGAGAAGATCGTGGCCCTGCTCGACGGCAAGGCGCCGACCAAGGTCATCGTCATCCCGGGTCGGATGGTCAACATCGTCCTCAAGTAGCCGCCCGTCGTCGAATTCGTGGAGATCGAACCCATCCTTGGAGGATGAGACTCGGACATTCGTCTTCTCCGAGCGGGCGTCGTGCGCTTTAATCTGTGCCATGTCACAGATCGGTAAAGGCTCTCTTGTGCGGTTGGTTGCGCTGATCGCGTTGGTACTCGGATCGACCGCGTACGTTGCTCAGGCAGACCCGGGTCCGGGCTCTCCGATCCCCGCGAACGATCCGTTCTACAGCTACGACGGTTCGCTCGACGTCGCTCCGGGAACTGTCTTGCGGACCCGGCCCATGACCTTCGCGACGCCGACTCTGACCACGCCCATCAAGGGCGAGCAGGTGCTGTATCGGACTACCGACCAGCAGGGCGAGAGCGTCGTGACTGTCGCAACGGTATTGCGGCCGCTGATCCCCGGGCCGGCGAAGATCGTTTCGTACCACATGGCCTACGACGCGCTCGGATCTCAGTGCGACCCGTCGTACACCTTGAGCGGCGGTGCGACCAGCCCGATCGCGAGCGCCGAACAAACCGTCATCGCCGGTTACCTTGCCGCCGGCTACACCGTGGTCGCACCGGATTACGAGGGTGAAGAGCTGGAGTGGACGGTCGGACGGCAATCCGGATACGCCGCTCTCGACGGCGTCCGTGCTGCGGAGTCGTTTCTCGGGCTTCCGTCGTCGACTCCGGTTGGGTTGCTCGGCTACTCGGGTGGATCCGTACCGACGCAGTGGGGTGCCGAGGTCGCGCCGCGCTACGCACCTGAGCTGAACATCGTCGGCGTCGCTGCAGGTGGTGTGCCCGTCGACTTTGCGCACAACCTCCCGTACGTCAGTGGCAGCCCGAAATGGGCAGGGGTGATTCCAGCGCTCATCGTCGCCTATCAGCGGGCGTACGGTCTGGACACGAGCGAGTTCGTCTCGGACTACGGCCTACAGGTGATGGATCAGGTCGACCAGGAGTGCATCGCCCAGTTCGCCGACGACTACCCCACTCTGACCGACGCCGACATGGTGAAGGCGCCGTACACCTCGCTGCTCGACGTTCCGGCTGTGGTCGAGATCATCAACGACAACATCATGGGTATCTCCGGGACGCCGAGAGCTCCGCTGTTCTTGGCGGTCGGGCACTCGGATCCCATCGGCGATACCGTCATGATCACCGCCGACGTTCAGGCGCTCGCGCACGAGTACTGCGGCCGCGGTGTCGATGTGCAGTACGCCCAGTACGACGGCTTGAACCACGAGATGGCTTTCCCACCCTTCGAGGCTCAGGCTCTGCAGTTCCTGACGGAACGGTTCGCCGGCGGCCCGACGCACAGCAATTGCGCCACCATTCCGGTCGGCAACTCGCTGGCTCCCACCCCTGTCCCCTGACGCATGGCGGACTAGATGAAGCGGTCGACAAGCTCTCCGACAACGGCAAAGTCGTCGACCTGAGGCACGCTGTACTTGAGTACCTCGCCACTGATGAACGGGTGCCACGCCGGCCCGCCGACGGAGTCCTCGTCGGAGACGACCAGCGCGGTGCCGACGTAGACGCCGGGGAAGTGACGGTCGGCGAGGGACTCGTTGTGAGCAGCGGCGGCGAGGAGTTCCTCGGCCCGGCTTCGATCGATGTCGTCGCCCATCTTCGTCAGCATGTCGTGCGGCGATTCTCCGTCATGGTGCAGAGGATCGCTACCGAGGAGGGTGAGGCTGACCACGTCGCCGCCGCGCCGCTGGAGTTCGACAGCGATGGCGTGGGCCAGTAGGCCACCGAACGACAGTCCCAGAAGGTTGACCGGCCCCGCCGCAGATACCTCGAGGATCTCGTCGGCGTAGTGGGAAGCGAGGGCTGCGATCGATGCCGGACGCGCATCCACCGGCGACGCCTGAACACCGTAGACGGGGCGATCTGCCCCGAGGCGTGTGGCGAGCTCGGCGTAGCAGCTGGTCAGGCCCTCGATCGGGTGGATGCAGAAGACAGGAGTCTGCGTGCCCGCGGTGTCGATAGGTACGATGGCGGGTGTGGTGTAGGCGGTGACAGTGCGGTCGACGAAGGCCAGCTTCGAGTAATCATTGACAACGGTCATGCTGAGCCTCCGGGGGTCGAGTCTTGGTGCTGGGCGTGCAGTCCGCCCGCTTGGTGTGCGCCGCGTGACGAGTATGTCGCGGCGGAGGCCGGATGTGTTACCCGCGTCACACACTCGTTATCTTCGTGGTCAAATCGAGACCTCGAATTACACTGCGGTAATTAGCTTTTCGCCCCCATGCTCCAACGAATCTCCGGGTACCTACCGTCGCCGAAGTCGGGGTCCGGGAGCACACCGTCGGGATCCACGAGCGCCACGGTCCGTCCGTCGAGCGCCAAGCGCCGCATGCCCTCGAGCACCATGCGGCGACCCACGTCGCTGAGCCT is part of the Rhodococcus sovatensis genome and encodes:
- a CDS encoding thioesterase domain-containing protein — encoded protein: MTVVNDYSKLAFVDRTVTAYTTPAIVPIDTAGTQTPVFCIHPIEGLTSCYAELATRLGADRPVYGVQASPVDARPASIAALASHYADEILEVSAAGPVNLLGLSFGGLLAHAIAVELQRRGGDVVSLTLLGSDPLHHDGESPHDMLTKMGDDIDRSRAEELLAAAAHNESLADRHFPGVYVGTALVVSDEDSVGGPAWHPFISGEVLKYSVPQVDDFAVVGELVDRFI
- a CDS encoding lipase family protein — encoded protein: MSQIGKGSLVRLVALIALVLGSTAYVAQADPGPGSPIPANDPFYSYDGSLDVAPGTVLRTRPMTFATPTLTTPIKGEQVLYRTTDQQGESVVTVATVLRPLIPGPAKIVSYHMAYDALGSQCDPSYTLSGGATSPIASAEQTVIAGYLAAGYTVVAPDYEGEELEWTVGRQSGYAALDGVRAAESFLGLPSSTPVGLLGYSGGSVPTQWGAEVAPRYAPELNIVGVAAGGVPVDFAHNLPYVSGSPKWAGVIPALIVAYQRAYGLDTSEFVSDYGLQVMDQVDQECIAQFADDYPTLTDADMVKAPYTSLLDVPAVVEIINDNIMGISGTPRAPLFLAVGHSDPIGDTVMITADVQALAHEYCGRGVDVQYAQYDGLNHEMAFPPFEAQALQFLTERFAGGPTHSNCATIPVGNSLAPTPVP